The following are encoded together in the Montipora foliosa isolate CH-2021 chromosome 12, ASM3666993v2, whole genome shotgun sequence genome:
- the LOC137981222 gene encoding uncharacterized protein, translating to MNQAEIIFVQTDPAFDIVLKSLTELSNQNRLRVTHIQAANLTDIESNDDNEVRRFMFGGERKAYANTAFGLTASAVVRMCMLEAAGVPRRLWPAIGPDADRRNRAKLQNPFEDQPRLFSLANNRNTARHYWSKYDQLYPHFRIEDEVRQVALNEQVSMPRMMLIFRENFTEVVEITTTFTATPREEQQFSSYIHVICIVRKISKPSEEGEDGKFTRRLKELKVPVEIHGEYFEEMTKVNAKTDLQQLGDAFAKLKVGDNNE from the coding sequence ATGAATCAAGCTGAGATCATTTTTGTGCAAACAGACCCTGCGTTCGACATAGTCCTTAAGTCTCTCACGGAGCTAAGTAATCAAAACCGTCTGCGAGTGACGCACATCCAAGCAGCAAACCTTACAGACATAGAAAGCAACGACGATAACGAAGTCCGCAGGTTCATGTTCGGTGGAGAAAGAAAAGCATACGCCAATACAGCATTTGGTCTAACGGCATCTGCAGTTGTACGTATGTGCATGCTAGAGGCAGCCGGTGTCCCACGACGTTTATGGCCGGCGATAGGTCCCGACGCTGATAGAAGAAACAGGGCGAAGCTACAGAATCCGTTCGAAGATCAGCCGCGACTATTTAGTCTTGCAAATAACAGGAATACAGCAAGACATTATTGGAGCAAATACGATCAACTCTACCCACACTTTCGGATAGAAGATGAAGTCAGACAAGTCGCCTTAAATGAGCAAGTTAGCATGCCCAGAATGATGCTTATCTTCAGGGAAAACTTCACTGAGGTTGTTGAGATTACGACTACATTTACTGCCACGCCAAGGGAAGAGCAGCAATTCAGTAGCTACATTCATGTCATCTGCATTGTGCGTAAAATTTCTAAACCTAGCGAGGAGGGTGAAGATGGCAAATTTACCCGGCGGCTGAAAGAGTTAAAGGTTCCCGTAGAAATCCATGGAGAGTATTTTGAAGAAATGACGAAAGTCAACGCGAAGACGGATTTGCAACAATTGGGTGATGCTTTCGCCAAATTGAAAGTCGGGGACAACAACGAGTAA
- the LOC137981223 gene encoding uncharacterized protein, with translation MNVATELLLFPWRGKRVPACCIIDDRRKSITRMICYNVYIPLLMRQANDVEENSGPSIFDVINPMKTVSADYRQGNEALFGENAVPKLNPPADKSFDRLDDRITANMDPCYKTGESSIDSVDVPVIQSKMKY, from the exons ATGAATGTAGCTACTGAATTGCTGCTCTTCCCTTGGCGTGGCAAACGTGTTCCTGCCTGCTGTATTATAGACGATAGACGAAAGTCGATTACACGAATGATCTGCTACAATGTGTATATTCCATTGCTTATGAGGCAAGCAAATGACGTAGAGGAAAATTCCGGGCCTTCAATATTTGATGTCATTAACCCAATGAAGACAGTATCTGCCGACTACAGACAAGGAAATGAAGCACTCTTCGGTGAAAATGCCG TGCCAAAGTTAAATCCTCCAGCAGACAAGTCTTTTGATCGTCTGGATGACCGGATAACTGCGAATATGGATCCCTGTTACAAG ACAGGTGAAAGCAGTATTGACAGTGTTGATGTTCCTGTGATACAAAGCAAGATGAAGTACTAG